GGACGGGTGGCTGTCGGCTTTTCTGAAAACTACGTGCGGGATGTACGGTTGCGGATCGACGCAACTTCCGCCACTctcaagacgaagaaggcagatCTGCAAGCCCTTGTTCGCATTTCTGGAAGATTCACATATTACGCCTCCATAGTTGTTCTGcaatgcagaaaaaaaagcggGGAAATGGAAGGCGCACCACTAATCAAATCATGTCGTACAAAGGAACTGCTTATCTTTCCTTTACGGACTGTGTAAAAATACCTGCCCCCCCCTCCCCGAGAAATCACCTCCGGAATTTCTCTACAATGATATGCCTGTCAGTCTGTTCTTGAATATATACAGTTTGGCATAGCCAGAAAACACTAGAAGATATCAACATCTCAATTCAATTGTTATCTACGCCTTGTAGTCGCGTCCGGATGTGCACAGGGCGAGACAATCGACCCGCGTTTGCTGGGACATCCACGCTTGTCTTGTATTTTGGTCTCTCCTGTTGCTTTGCTTGCCTTTCTCCCACATGCCCGACGGCGAGATGTCTGGAGTCAACTGTGTGTTTTTCAATTATCCTTCCGTGGTTaatttctctgtctcggcagccgcctctcgcgcatgcagaccttATCCAGTCTAGTGTGCTGgcccgttttttctcgcggtcAGCCACCGATctggaaaaaacgcggagagaaacacaccCCCCAAGCAGGAGGGTCTCCCCCCAGACatgcgtttcgtttttctgtcttttcctgCATTTTCTCGGAAGCTTGCTTTTCCGTCTTGGCGAgctttcgctctcttgtcTGCACACAGTTCTCAAACGAAATGACAAGCAGCGAAAAGCATTGCCGCCGACACACACGGGTGCGCGCGAGACGCCGCCAGCTTGCTGTGAATCCGAGCTGAAGGGTGCCGGTCCCTTGAAcattttctgtttctttccagtCCCGTTCTTGTCCTCAGGCCATGTTCTTTCCCCTTGTCTGTCGgcatctctgcatgcgacccTTCGTCTACTCCTCAGGCTCCGCCGCTTCCTTTCCAGCTTAGACTCCGGACTCGAACATTGTTCTCCGTCCAGAGCTtttccgttcttcctcctgtttctctcctttccatttttctccttttcccggcgccgcgtccttctctcggcACCATGGAGGACCCTGATTTCTTCTGCCCTGACGACGTCGACGCCCTCCTGCGCGAGGCGGAAACATTTGAAGAAGCATGCGACAACTTGCCTTTCCTCCactcttcctcctgctcgTCTTCTGATCGAGTTGACGCACGGGGACCGCTCTCGGATGGAGAGGATCCTTCTGCGTCGATAGGGAGTCGCAAGCGGGGGGCGGACGAATCTCGTGACAAGTCGCAGCAGGGAAGACAGAGTGTGCGACGCGGGGGCAGGGATGTTGCCCGACGCTTTCAAGAAACGCACGTAGAAGTGATTAActgcgacgaagaagaagacgaccaGGTTTCCcctgcgtcgtcgccttgGCCTCCCTCCAAACGCTTCAAGAGCctcgaggagacggaggccGCGAACCTGGCGtcatcttcctcgtctctgaaTGCGGACGACCCTGACGCGGAAGCCGTCCTGACCTCTGCCTACGgccctctcgccttcggaTTCGATGACTGGGGACCAATCCCGTCCGTCACTCACTGGTGCGCATGCGAAGGCCAACATGCTCGGCCGCGGATCACagctccctctctctcctgcagcGGCGAGTTCTTCGCGAGCCCCCACGACCTCCGCGAGCGCGTCTaccgttcttctctggacGCCAAACATTTTGCTCTCCCTCCCctctcgctcgcctctctcaTTCCTCCGGTTGGGCTTGCGGAGTTCTCTTCCcactctgcttctgcctccggAGAGGAGGGGAAAGCAGGCCGAGAAGAACATGGGCCTGCCTCCGTCGCGTCTTCGAAAGCCGTCGCCGCTGCGCGCAGTGCGCATGCCCATCAGAAGTCGATTCGCGTCTTCCCCGTCGACGTCCGGGGAGGGGGaattccttttttccttcgcatGCTTACCCCACAGGAGGAACAACAGAGACTGCACCCAACTGACAGGACCTGCGGCTCCTCTGCAGCCTACGACGACGAGACCGGGGGGCGTCGAGCCAccagcgaaaagagaggaaggacctTGCGCAGGCCAATACAGGAGATCCTCAGGTGAGGGTTGAAGACATGTAACTCCACTGTCGCACGCCTCGGGTCATGTGACTCGAAACGCACAGAAAGTCGAAAATCGCTGCTGGAACATGCAGCGTCCAGAGTCCCCAGCCTCCTGCAACTTCTCGAATACGACACTGAACGTGGGGAAGTCCTCGACAGGTGGAGCACTGCTGCCACAGAGTGCCGACAggcactccgcatttgcgTCGAAGGAAAGAAATGGGAGACGAGAACCACTCCGCCTTTCGAGTCTCCTGGCTTTAGAGGTACCTGTTtccgtttcgtctttctctttttcagaCGCACCTGATCAGCGTCTGCATCGTGTTTTCGGTTTGCCTTTCTCGACTCTTTTCTGTGATGCGCTTCGGCTTTGCTGAAGCTTGTTTGGAATGCCGTTGCCTCGCTCTCACCGGAAGTCGATCTGGCATGCACCTGACGCGTCTCCTGTGTGAATTtattcctttcttctcttgacGCGTCTGTCGCCCTCCGCAAGAGGTCCTCTGCGCTTCCTCTGGGAGGAGAGCGACTCCGGCAGAAGCAAGCGAGATGACTTCTACGTTTCAGGGGACATGTGTGTTGCTCTCTTGTCGGAAACGCGCTTGGCGGTTGGGCCTCAGAAACTCtccagaagacgaaaagaagtTAGATGCGAACGGAAACGCGAACTTGGATGCAGTAGAGTCATCAGTGCCAGCGTACTGGAGTCATTGGCTCTGAGCCAGAGAAGTAGGAACATGGCTTTTGCGAGTTTCCAACGaagtttctttcttctgctttggATGACTCCAGCGAAAAGACTCGGATCGACGCCGAGAGAAAATGACTACTTAGATGCTCGAGGGATCGGTGCCACCGTGCTGGGAGGAAACCTGGGGACGCGTTTCAGCTTGGCTTGTGCCCTCTTGGCCTTATGTGAATGTCAGAGAAGCcatggaggaagaagctgcagaggcggcagagaaggcggccgaggcggcggaagaagaagatgcatgcgcttcaGAAGTTCCTTcctggagagacaagagcagcgaggaaggccgaGGCGGCGCTAGGGAGGTCGTGCGACAGTGGACGGAGAAGTACAGAGCGAGAAAGTGAGGACAGAAGAGCCCGCGACAGCTGGGGAAGAATGCACAGATGGATTGGATGAGTTCTTGTACAGTTCGCGCGACTGCGTCTATACCTGTAGAGTAGGTAGACCTCTTTGCCGTCGAGGTAGAAGATACGTAGAACTCTGATCCGACAATCTGAAAGGACGAACGCGGAACAGCAAGCCAGACGGCACgagagttgaagaagagaagaaggtcaAAGACGCCGTGtaagtggagaaagaagaacagggaAATCCACCCCAGAAGCCAGTTTGGCCGGCGTCATCTGATTCGTCCTATGAAAGCCGGACACCGACATGCAAACGAGACGGAACGCGACGAGACGGCGAGATGACCGTCGGGAGGACTCGACGCAGCTGAATGCCGCCTGAGACGCCATTTGAAAACTCCTCTACTGTCCCTCTGCGAATCGGACCCCACTCTggttgtgtgtgtctctgcgttccctccgtttcgttttttgttcATGCATGCTTGGCACCTGTAGCGCTGGGCGGCTGTCCCAGCAGAAACCTCCCTCCCTCTGAGGCAAGAGACGTACTGGCGCCTTTTACCGTTTGCACATGCAatcgtttttctgcagagtTGTCGACCTCCTCAGCGCGCCAGCGGCGAACCGAAGCGTCCTCATGTGGCTGCACAGGTGGCGTCAGCGCCTGCAGAAGCGGGgaatgaagagagacaaggctgggaagaaggagagcgagaacgaggagagagagaagcgacgcaaGCTGCTGCAGGCGACCAGAGAAAGCGATGCTGGACGGGTGCTTCGAAACGAGGGCGCCGAAGACCCTGACGAGAACCTGCCGCGAGtgaggacgaagaacaggGGAAGCGACAGACTCCGCGAAGCGTCTTTGGCCAAGAAGCCGTCGTAGAGCTGCGCCGGAGGAAACGGCTTTCACAAGAGAGACCTAGGAGCCTCCAGAAGCACAGGAATTGATAGGGAAAGAGCGCGAAACTGAGGGGTAGAGAAGCAAAAGTAGAAAGAGAATTGCAAACGCAAAGCTCTACGAAATCCCTCAGCAGAAGTCACCTTTCCAGCAGTCTTTCGGCCTTGTCTGATCTTTGCCTGTTACCTTCTCTCTGAGGTTCCCGCTCACTCTCCAGGTCCTCGTTTGCTTGCCAAGAAACAATCCGGTAGCGTGCTCGTCACCAGGAAACGCTCCGCAGTTCCTCTCGGCCTGGACGCAGCTTGgtcgtctctcctgtgcCCGGGTCTCGTCTTGTTTCTTTATCTGTGCTTTCTTTCGATGTCCAATGCTCCCCCCAAAGTTCGAGTCTTTTTTTAGGTTTTTCGAGTCCCAGAAAGAATCCATAAATTATTTCGGAATATTTGAAGGACGATTTGCATGAGTGTTCTTCAAGACGTCCCTCGCAGCTGCTCTCAACGTCTTCTCAACTCTGTCACTCCGCATCCCGCCACTTCATCTCCCTTCTGATTGGCCTCACcttccgtcttcctcgtctccgtttctcggcATGCAGATTCTCCTTCTCGGCGGCCCCCCCGGAATCGGCAAGACGACGCTGGCGCATGTGTGTGCTCGGCACTTCGGCTTCGATGTGGTGGAGGTGAACGGGAGCGACGACCGCTCGCGAGCTACGTTGCTGCCTCTCGTGATGAACTGCGTGACTGGGGCAGACAGTTTTTTCCATAgcaagaagcaagagaaggcgTTGCGTGCGGCCGCTACACACCACGGCGAACGACGCCttgcggagacggagaaggaggcggagaaacgcaagtgcgagagaagcaaaaagcCGATTTTACTCGTGATCGACGAAATAGATGGTGCTGCGGCAgccggcggcgaaggcgcagacTCGGTTGTCGACGTGATTGCTCGTCTTGTCAAGAGAAAAGATGACAAAGGAAAGCCTTTCATCAAACGGTAAGGGGACACCACGGAGTGGAGGGGATCGAGACTGCCAGTCAGAGAGAGGTGGGGTGGATGGactcgcgagaagaaacccAGCACAGTCGCTTGAGAATATCGGGACGACTCGAGCTGGGCGATCGCATGCCTCCGATTTCTCAGCAGTACTGAACGCGCTCGGGAGAAAATCCACTCACTTTCAACACAGACACACTGGACGCTGCGACACCCAACCGTTCGGTAGTGGACGGATATGAAAGCGACTCTGCACCAGTCCTAGTAGGTGTGCCAAAACCACGACAGCGAGTGACGAAACGACTTCGATCCACGTAAAGCACACAGAAACGTACGCTCCATTGCATGTCGATTGCTCGCGGCCGTCGCAGTCGGAGGCTTCTCCCCTCCAACGGGGGTAGCTCACGCGTTAGGACTGCGTGTCATCACCTGGGGGTAGCGTCGTGCAATTGTCCATGCGACTCATGCTTTCATTTCGGCGAGCTGAAAGCACTGAACGCGGTGGTCTTAAAAGTACGGTAAAGCTTAGATCTCGGAAACCAAGACCTTGACGGTCGACACCAGACATCCAGCTCGTAGAACGTACTTCCAAGGAGAACCTCGAGTTATTCTCCCCGGGgacgcctcttctcttccctgtgtGGTTTGCGGCTTTGCCTGAACTGTACAGACCCGTGATTTGCATCTGCAACGACTTGTACGCTCGCGTTTTGCGGCCGCTTAGAGAAGTTGCACAGATTTTGAATTTggctgcgcctcctcgcaACGTGCTGGCCGAGAGACTCGCAGAAATCCTCAAAGAAAACCGTCTGACTGCTAGCCGCCAGCTCCTCGAGCAACTCATCGACATCTTTGATGGAGATGTGCGAGCATGCATCAAcgctctcgacttcctctccaGGTCAGGCTTTCGCACAGCAAGGGTGTTGAAGCACAAAGGGACGCAGCGAAACCCAACGgcggtgtgtctgtgcatgaactgcgaaggcagaggcatcgactggagagagaagaggagttGTCAAAGTCGTTTCACAAACGCAAATCTGTACATTTCCGTCTCTGCACAGATGCATATATGCGTGCATAATGCTGCGTGAGAAAGGCAGGCGAAGTCTTGACGTCGACTCTGCAACGGCCATGTCGTCCTTCTTCGATTCGACTTCATTGTGGGcatccttcttttcttcgcatcCAGATCCCTGCATCTCTCTGTACTGTAGATACAGTTGTCCAAGCAGAGCGGTGGAGCTCTCCGCTTGACGGCGTTCAGCAGATGAAGAGTACATTGAAACGATGAGTTGTTTTTTACCGAGTGGTGCGGGACTTATGGTGCATGGCGCTTCCGTCTTTATCCTTCGGCAGGAAGTCGCTCACTGCGGGATTTCGGGagctgcgagaagaagacctgGAGCTTTGTGCAGTTGGCAAAGACCGGGAGAGGCACGTGCAGGATTTCGTCCGTTTTGTTTTCACTCCTTCGTAAGTTCCGAGAAAGGCGAATGAAAGTTGTTGTTCTTTCCATTCTTCCGCCGTTTGCTCGCGTTTTCCCCGTATCCCCGCGGCTCTCCGCTAGCCCAAAGGCCTCTCGACTCCATGACAGAGAATCCACTGTGGGCGCAAAATAAAAACGGTTCTGAGCGAACGACGTCGAGACCCTCGTAGTGCAGAATGTTTCAACAGGGTGCTGAAACACCGTTCCTGCTTTCGCTAATATGTCGACACCAGCATCTGCAGATGGGCGGCATCTTACGTCTAAAAAATAACCGGTAGTGTGCGACTGTGTATCTGCCTTCTTGCGTTGATGCCGCCTAAACCACAACATGAAGCTTGTGAGGTCGATTCTGTTATCTAggcgagcgcatgcacctcTAGCAACTGCCGCCGATGGGTTCTCGTCGACTCCAAAGGCTCCCTCGTTCCTCGAAATGTTCAACTCGCTCGCCCCAGCTGTCGACTCGCACCTGGCACCGTCTCTGCTTCAAGAGAGCTTCACGCAGGTATGCTGTCTTGGCAGCGAACCTCGTTGAGAGACTCTCCTCTCGACCTCTGCAGTGACAGAACGCAGACGCGATTCGAACAACGCAAAACCGGGCAATGACACACCTGACGGCCGAACAGCGGGAACTGTCCAATGCATGCTTGTgaatacataaatacatatatatatatatatatatatatatatatatatatatacctatatgtCTTTGAATAGGTGCctacatacgtatacatatatgtacattgATGAATCCGTTCCTCCATATTTTTTTGTTCACAGATAAATCGATAGGAATACACATACACGAATGCAAGCgtatgtttatgtatatatatatatatatatatatttatatatacatatatttatgtttatttatatatatgcctacTATTGAAGTTACATTTTTATGTTCAAGTTTCCACAGTTCTTTCGATAGGTGTACGTGTGTGTGAATGGGGGATTCGAACTGGTTGTGGCGACGATGACCGCGTTGTCAGCTGTTCAAACAgcgttcgtctgtctctttagTTTGCGGTTTTGTTTTCCGTGCgtcttttgtctctgtgtaGGTGGTTCACAGCGATTGGACGCTCGACAAAGTAGCATACGGGACAGGTGAGCCATTTTACGGTCTttggttttcttctgtgtatTCATTTGTTCGCACAGTGCGTGTAGGGCTGCCTTTGCTTCCAGCTCAGGAGTTCCTCAGAGAaacgcttcgcttcttttctgcatccTCACTTTCGTTAGCCGAGTCCGTCGAACTTGCCTGCTTCCACCTAGCTTTTTGATGTTCTCTGTGAAACTCCACCTTGAATTCGTCCTTGAACAGCCATCCGTGCGGTTTTCGCTCGCTGCCTTTCCTTGTTTCAGAGCTTCTCGCGTTCAGCGACTGTTGCTCGTGCCCCTCGCTGTTggcctcgcgcgtctccgtgGGCGGCGTCGCGCCAACGGGGACAGAGCCggcgctttcctctctgacTGCGGGGTCTCTGCTgcccttctcgctcttcgcgtcgcacttctgtgtctctccctccactCAGTCTTTCTTCCACTCGTTTGGGGCTCCGGGGAAGAGCGGCGGAGCTGGACCTCTCGTCTCGCCGTCCCTCTGTCTGTACCGCTTCCACCGCACAAAGAAACAAGCGTGCAAGGCGTCGATTgcctccctcgcctccgccCTCTCTCGCAAGCGCCGCGTGGCTTCTTCCAGTTCACTCCCTCTTTCCTCGGTgggcgacagcgaaggcgatAACAGTGGCGCCGACGCCTCGACCGCGGCGCTCGCGGCGGCAGCGTCCACAGACGTCCTCCGCCTCGCGTTCGTCAGAGACACCGTCAGCTCACTCGTCTGGCTAGCTGTGCCGACTCAGCGGCACCGAACGGACTTCACCCGCCTCCCGCCCTTCGCTACTCTCCCGTCGATTGAGGCGAGAAGGGGAGCAGGCGGTGGCAGGCGACAGGAAGCCGGCGAGGCCCGAAGGGGGCcctcagagagacagagagacgccgaggaagacggggaCAAAG
This Toxoplasma gondii ME49 chromosome VIII, whole genome shotgun sequence DNA region includes the following protein-coding sequences:
- a CDS encoding ATPase, AAA family protein (encoded by transcript TGME49_270900), with amino-acid sequence MEDPDFFCPDDVDALLREAETFEEACDNLPFLHSSSCSSSDRVDARGPLSDGEDPSASIGSRKRGADESRDKSQQGRQSVRRGGRDVARRFQETHVEVINCDEEEDDQVSPASSPWPPSKRFKSLEETEAANLASSSSSLNADDPDAEAVLTSAYGPLAFGFDDWGPIPSVTHWCACEGQHARPRITAPSLSCSGEFFASPHDLRERVYRSSLDAKHFALPPLSLASLIPPVGLAEFSSHSASASGEEGKAGREEHGPASVASSKAVAAARSAHAHQKSIRVFPVDVRGGGIPFFLRMLTPQEEQQRLHPTDRTCGSSAAYDDETGGRRATSEKRGRTLRRPIQEILREAMEEEAAEAAEKAAEAAEEEDACASEVPSWRDKSSEEGRGGAREVVRQWTEKYRARKVVDLLSAPAANRSVLMWLHRWRQRLQKRGMKRDKAGKKESENEEREKRRKLLQATRESDAGRVLRNEGAEDPDENLPRILLLGGPPGIGKTTLAHVCARHFGFDVVEVNGSDDRSRATLLPLVMNCVTGADSFFHSKKQEKALRAAATHHGERRLAETEKEAEKRKCERSKKPILLVIDEIDGAAAAGGEGADSVVDVIARLVKRKDDKGKPFIKRPVICICNDLYARVLRPLREVAQILNLAAPPRNVLAERLAEILKENRLTASRQLLEQLIDIFDGDVRACINALDFLSRKSLTAGFRELREEDLELCAVGKDRERHVQDFVRFVFTPSRAHAPLATAADGFSSTPKAPSFLEMFNSLAPAVDSHLAPSLLQESFTQVVHSDWTLDKVAYGTELLAFSDCCSCPSLLASRVSVGGVAPTGTEPALSSLTAGSLLPFSLFASHFCVSPSTQSFFHSFGAPGKSGGAGPLVSPSLCLYRFHRTKKQACKASIASLASALSRKRRVASSSSLPLSSVGDSEGDNSGADASTAALAAAASTDVLRLAFVRDTVSSLVWLAVPTQRHRTDFTRLPPFATLPSIEARRGAGGGRRQEAGEARRGPSERQRDAEEDGDKDRGTAGVWGGPGEAESQKKILEAVFAEVQRQHPTTSLPRIALGSLHPSALDSADMEVRSRPPGHCSGEEIPLGVRVLSRMTALLTAYGLSFIEVRHENEVSEFPHKRIHSSYRLEPPLDLLLSLDDCRMQLTNYKQAQQRRQGGTARPSQSSLSFFSSASEPAASISVSGLPRAPAPFGSPLSASNKNQADDFVSAFLVPRLHPLASLSDRACSFLMVAKRLLNDDGLSPLSGVLVKENKARSTKKGMNKGKSKRPDDRQETSFSFLAKRRPDSQATLAAAIVLVRHVGWVAFMRETGRGRRQGFGAALSGGSTLPGEKEAAGGSSGQGPHKLNGGASSHAYADAECRRGDAAVARAGAAAGNDLSVPGTVWGTTENAGVSPQLPFSQRGRKHGENHRGGLDVCGNDHGQGKAEEAGLAIQRMSFKDFLAEQTAVAHTIRRFGCVVHLLPASQKASKNEKEKGVGNIGTRSLVMCLLQRQQKSVKGMDQKEEQNGRGDGAAEPRDQREKADGKAGQCTGTQEANGDTQAKENHPKKDNDSFCVIRNVADMYRASTNGYFKFLEGRCNAVVQAVSDDLFL